The Lolium rigidum isolate FL_2022 chromosome 2, APGP_CSIRO_Lrig_0.1, whole genome shotgun sequence genomic interval aaatttagcacatagagaggcattttagtaacatgaaaatttctacaaccatattttcctctctcataataactttcagtagtatcataagaaaactcaacaatataactatcacataaagcattcttatcatgagtctcatgcataaaattattactactcccaacataagcatagttattcttattaattgtagtaggagcaaattcaacaaagtagctatcattattattctcatcatcaaatataggaggaatattgtaatcataatcaaatttatcctccataacaggcggtaacaaaagactactatcattataatcatcatatatgggaggcaaagtatcatcaaagtaaattttctcctcaatgcttgggggactaaaaatatcatgctcatcaaaaccagcttccccaagcttagaattttccatatcattagcaacaatggtattcaaagtattcatgctaatatgttccatgggttttttaattttcggatcaaaccatccatgtcttaactcaggaaatagaacaagaagctcattgttgtccattatgccaaactagtgtaaacaagaaacaaaaagatgcaattgcaggatctaaaggaaatagcttcgaacactcacacaatggcgccagaaaagtactttacctgggaccggagtatgagtgctttttacctttcctccccggcaacggcgccgtaaaagtgcttgatgtctacgggtgcttctattcttgtagacagtgttgggcctccaagagcagaggtttgtagaacaagcatcaagtttcccttaagtggatcacccaaggtttatcgaactcagggaggaagaggtcaaagatatccctctcaagcaaccctgcaaccacaaagcaagaagtctcttgtttccccaacacacctaataggtgcactagttcggtgaagagatagtgaaatacaggtggtatgaataaatgtgagcagtagcaacggcaccagaaaagtgcttgctggcgtgcagttgatggtagtaaaattgcaggaagtaaagatgcagtaaaacagtaaacaagcagcgatagcagtatttaggaacaaggcctagggatcatactttcactagtggacactctcaactttgatcacataacgaataaataaatagatgctagactctacactctcttgttggatgatgaacaccactaaccgtgtaggattacacgaaccctcaatgccggagttaacaagctccacaatattcgatgttcatatttaaataaccttagagtgcatgacagatcaacataaccaaaccaagtactaacatagcatgcacactgtcaccttcacactacgaaaggaggcatagatcgcatcaataccatcatagcaatagttaacttcataatctacaagagatcacaatcatagcctacgccaagtactacacgatgcacacactgtcaccattacaccgtgcaggaggaataaactattttaataacatcactagagtagcacacggataaattgtgatacaaaacacattgcaatcataaagggatataaataagcacttcactatgccattcataacaagtgaataagtattctcgtgaaatatagcctaagagacccacacggtgcacacactcgtcacctttacacacgtgggacaaggagtctccggagatcacataagtaaaacccacttgactagcataatgacatctagattacaagcatcatcatatgaatctcaatcatgtaaggcagctcatgagattattgtattaaagcacataggagagagattaaccacatagctaccggtacagccccgagcctcgatggagaactactccctcctcatgggagacagcagcgttgatgaagatggcggtggtgtcgatggaggagccttccgggggcacttccccgtcccggcggcgtgtcggaacagagactcctgtcccccagatcttggcttcgcgacggcggcggctctggaagggtttctctggtttcgtcgaacgtcctagggtttttgcgacggagaccttaagtaggcggaagggcagcctcggaaggggtctggggccaccagacactagggcggcgcgcccccctcctgggccgcgccgccaccatgtgtgggccccctgtggcccctctctggcggctctcgggtgttctggaagctcccggggattctaagatgctgggctttgatttcgtacaattccgagaatatttccttactaggatttctgaaaccaaaaacagcagaaaataggaactggcacttcggcatctcgtcaataggttagttccggaaaacgcataaatatgacataaagtatgcataaaacatgtagatatcatcaataatgtggcatggaacataaaaaattatcgatacgtcggagacgtatcaggtccaaagacccaagagaaacaaccttcttgctttcacttccacgaatcaccgtggagaactcaaccgatgcaccaaataatGCAATgggaagaacaccacaaagatgctcaagtccttctctctcaagttccaacaaagctacaaaagctattgggggaataagagaggaagaacaaagaagagaacacaaaatcctccaagatcaagatctagttggttcccctcacaaagagagggatttgattggtgaagatgtagatctagatctcctctctcttttccctcaagaatatgcaagaatcatgggaggaatcaagaactagggcaagctttgaaggacaacaatggagggggggggggagagagagagagtgaaccaaccagcccaaggaggaagaagggggtcttatataccccctcccaaataAATATGCGTTTGGGACCTtccaggccggaaaatccgcccccgggccggattatccgcccccccccgaaaatcgcccctggactcgggccggatatttggccggaatttccattcgggccggattatccgccccctagaaaactgcagaaacaccaaaactaaaacgggcataactttagcatccggactccgattttgatgatcttgggcttgttttgaagctaggaacaatctctacaagatcatgcaggaaaccatcatagtccaacaagggaggatagaaaaaaatgatgaaaggtttgacctatcttaaAAAGAcacaccggtaaaacctccaatctcgaaaatgcaacaagttgcccatgcaaaaaccattctcgatgaactagagcttgtcatgagaataagcacaagctctaaaacatcacatggataagatccaaataaaaccaagaaagatgatgaaccaaactcgaaaacgcaacaagtgatctatgcgaaatccgttttcgatgaactagagcttgtcatgagaataagcacaagctctaaaacatcacatggataaggtccaaataacaaccaagaaacatgatgcaaggatgcaaaggtttgagctctctccgaacgatacgatcgagttactcactcgagagccctcttgatagtacggcaactaaactataaaccggtctccaactacactatgagaccggtgagaaagaaaccctatcaagagcaaaccttatacttgcacattccacttgagctcgatgatgacgatcttgacctcaacaagatggaacgtctttcttgattgtgcctgcttgacgaagtcttgaggattgctcccccataatccaccatgggagagcttcttcttcggcgcatcttcgcatatccatgaccaccatgtggatttccccccataatccaccatgggagagcttcttcttcggtgcatcttcacatatccatgatcaccatatggatggcaagactcaagcaaaggatctcttcgagatggctcatcttgaacttgcacttcatttcttcattcttcatcatgttgatgtcttgaagtaacttgagggctcacttcatcttcatcttcaagacatacttgagacTTGATGTTCTTCatttggatggcaagactcaagcaaaggatctcttcgagatggctcatcttgaacttgcacttcatttcttcatggcaagcttcaagcttatgatctcttcgagttggctcatcttgaacttgcacttcattatgttgatgtcttgaagtaacttgagggctcacttcatcttcaagacatacttgacacttgatatccttcatcaatttcttcttattgcaaccttgaagccaacaaatggttcaagcattgcctatggacaacacctacaaatataactcaatgcaaacattagtccatttgGATtggcattaattaccaaaaccacacatgggggctccatgcactttaaaAAGGCCTCAACATTACATGTCTGCCTGCTCTGGAGTACCAAAAATCGATGGAAAAAGTCGCATGGTTGCCCGCTAGGTCTTCATGTTTAGACAAAAATACAACATAATGAGGATCTCCACCTGTTTACTAAGAGACGTCTGTTATGAGCAATATAAAAGATCGAAAATCAGGGAGGAATCATTTTTCTCAATATTTTGGTAGAACTCTTTTTTAAAGTTgcatcaaaataaaacaaaaattatgTACAAAATCCATTCTAATTTGGGTGGTTTCTGGTTTCATTGAAAAATAAGTGCCTAACTCAGTATAAAAAACCATACTTTTCTCAAAGCCTTAACTTCTTGTTGCACAATTATCACGCAAATATGTAGTGCAAGTATTTCTTTTTTGCAAGAGCTAAATAAGAAGAGCAGGAACTATACAATGAAAACAGTCAAGCGTGTAAATAATAAGTTGGTGAATCAGACCAAGGAAGGACTCAAGGAGGCACAAGAGGAAGGCCTAAATATGATGAAAGCCTATCTTTAGATGTTGGAACATACAACAAGTCAGTCATTGGTACTGATTGACAAGTCGATATGTGCCTTTGCATGTCTCAGAGGTCAGGTACATGCAAGCCTCACAACCGTGGGGTTCAATGATGCTGAGCTACATGATACTCGATCAGTAGCTTGTTGTTTGAGCACATGGGTAGTCTCTGATAGCTATATATGTTTTTTGGTTTATGATTGCTTCAGCCCGGTAACGATAGGGCCATAGGGGATCATTCAAACATGCTTGGAAGGAGAGACAATGAGGACAGTTGTGGAGCTTTCTCCAAGGTTATGGAGATCGCCACGACCCTTTGTGTAAAACACCTCCACGGGTTTAGACATCATTGTGTGCCTTGGCCTCCTTTTATCTAGTCTAAGCCTTATATCTAGGTTATTTTCCTGGTGTTCCTTCGGTATTCACCTGTTTTTCGTAGATAAATTGGTAACTATCTTTTAGCTGTATTGATGGATAAGCTCCTGGCCTAACTTAGGCAATGAAAAGTTGGATTATAATTTATCGAAAAACCAAATCTGAACTGGGGTGTAGATCCTCCtggtttaataaaaaaatcaaaacaaatagtaaaataatgaaaaaatctaatatttttggacaatgaacatgaacaagtgtTCTAAATGCACACCAAAAATTTCCTAGAAAAGACATCTATAGTGGTTTGTGCAAAAAAGCTAAAATACGGTGATGTTTAGAACGTCTAGATTTGTTTCTTGCATCACTTCAATTTGACTTTTTTGCACAGATCACTACGTAAGTCTTTTTCCGGAGATTTTTGGTGTAAAGTTAAAACAAGTGTTCATGTTCATTTTAtaaaaatttcagattttttttaaaattttgctatttttttgatttttttattaaatcaaGAGCATCTACACCTATGTTCAGAAATACCTTGTCCATAATTTATCCACTTTCAAAGTGCAAAAAAAAACACTACATTTGTTGTAGTAGCCGTTTTCCTTGTTTTACTAAGGTTGCATTTCAACTCACCAAAGATCGACATTCAAGTCATAAAACGTGTAAAAATGGCTGATCGTCCACCTAATCAATTCAACATTACTTGAAGTTTAAAGTTTACTCTTCTGGATTCTGTAATTTGATATAGAAATTATTTAAACTCCACGATTTCGAAGTACAAACTCTCATAGTAATTTACTTTCAATTCCCAGAATATTTCTTTCATCATTTCAGTCATAGTAGTGGACGTGGGCTCCGGAACCTGTGCACAGGTCAGAATATCTGGTCAGCGCGTCGAGCCACGACCGCCCGCATCCTCCTTGATCCCGGGGGACGGGATCCTCTAACGTTAAGGTTTAAAGTCAGATAAGCTATAGTATGCTGACTTCTCTTCATCTAAATTATATGATTAAGTCCAAAACAACATAAATTATTCTACACAATACTAATTTATGTTATGCAACCAGAGTAATTACATATAGACAAAATTATGGTGTAGTAAAATTTAGTTAAAATTTTAATATCTACAGTAATTGTCTACAGTAATTAATTACATCACATAACTATGGTATACTAATGCTACTTTGCCCTGACTTTACTTCATTCTTTTCCCTGACTTTGCTCGTCCACGTTAGAGGAGCCGGTTCCGATCCCGGGCCGCACCGCCCGACGATCGCTTCGCCGACCGCCACCTCGGGCTGATCCCACTCCCACACACCCACTCCACTGCAGTCCACTGCCACACCAGCAGCAAACAGTGCGGCCACCACCGACCCCCCTCCGCCATTCCCCTCCCCGTACGCAACTCAGGCGACGGCCCGCCTCTGACCGCACGCTAGCTCCAGCACCCGTCACCTGCTCTCCCCTTTGCGCGATCTGGTAAGCCTTCCTACTGTTCATACCGAGATCTGGCGGCGAGGCGATGCTTAATGTAGATGAGCGGAAAGTTTCGTGTGAATGTGGGATCTGGGGAACGCTCTTAGCTCGGGCTATGGATTGCCGCGGCGGCGGAATGATCCTGTTTCTTCCCCCCTGGTTCGGGTAACCCGATTTTTTCCAGTATTTTTTAGGAAGTGCTTCCGGTACCGGTAGTGGACCTTGTTTGTGGTTTTGGATTTGTGCGACCTTCGTGCTTTGGTGGCGATGCTGAGTCTCGATACCGTCGAGTGCTGTCTCTTCTCGGATTATTGCTGCATTGCACCGTGGATTTGGTGCAAGACCCGTATTGCCTATTCTGTCGATACTCCCAAAAACCAAGCTATTTTTAGCGGAAATGCCTAGCTGTTTTGCTGATGTGCGTGGCAGTTGGTGACTACTTCTAGTTGTGTTTGGGCCATTAGCTTTTGGAGTAACTGACATTTTAACACTATTTGCCAATTATGGGGGGAGATGTTATCATCGGGAGAATCAGCTAGAATGCCGGCTATGTGTGTCTTTAGTTTCACCACATATTCCTATCTGATTCAAATACTCAATACGCAGATTCGGTTCCATTAACCGTTGGCATTGGCAAGTTTCCAAATACATTCTGCTTTCGCCTTAGCCATAGGCTAAATCATATAGCCTCGAGCCTTCAACCTAAGGATTCGCCTATTCCGCAATGGATGCTTCGCACGGTCAAACCTCGTGTGGAACATTGCTCCAAAAACTGCAGGTACGTGCTCAAACTGCTGCTCTCCTTAACCATGGCATAAAAGAGCTGATTCATTTTTCTCCTGCTTGATTTGATGCTGATGCGGTCTTGTTGTTCCTTCCGTTTTGGGTTTGTTAGTTAGTATGGGACGAAGTAGGTGAGAGCGACGAGGACCGCGACAAGGTTCTGTTTCAGCTGGATCAGGAATGCCTGGATGTCTACAAGAGGAAAGTTGATCAGGCAATGAAGTCGAGGGaccttcttctccaagcactGGACTACTCAAAGATGGAGCTTGCCAGGCTTGCTTCTGCCCTCGGAGAGAAATCAATAGCAACAAGTGTAAGTGAAAATGTGTCTGCTTTCAGTAATCTTAGGCTAATTTTGTTCTGACTGTAACTTCAGAGTGAGCTAGGCTTGATCCACTGTATATTTTGGTGATCTCTGTGTCTTGTAGCAATTCTGGGGCTGAACTTTTAGTTCCTATCTGCCGACCTTGTTAATGTCTTACTGCATGCCAGATGAGAAATGATAATTTGACACGTTTAAGGGTTTAAACTATATAATGCTTCATTTATGCAGCCTGAGAAAACAACACGGACGATAAAGCAACAATTAGCTGCTTTAGCTCCAACACTTGAACAACTGGGCAAGCAGAAAAAAGAGAGAATAAAGGAATTTGCTGATATAATGTCAAGAATCGAACAAATTCGGGGTGAGCTTGCTGGCAGTCTTGAGATAGGCCAGCAGGTGGCAATACCACAAATTAATGAGGACGACTTGACAGATGAGAAGCTTCGGGACTTTCAGTCTCAGCTTCAAGAGCTTGAGAAAAAGAAGGTATTCATTTCTCTCCTTCATCTGCTTTGTAGTACTTTCTCCGTCCTAAAAGGATgtcgcagatttttctaaatttggatgtatctagatgcgatttagtgtatatatacatcaaaatttagataaatctgtgACATCCTTGtagggatggagggagtaatattttaTGCTTGGCAATGAATGTATCTTTGGTTTCATGGTGACAATAAGATATATTTTCCTTGACATTACAGAGAGAGAGGCTGAAGAAGGTACTTGAGCATGTAAGTACAGTACATGGTCTTTGTACTGTATTGGGGATGGAATATTTTAGCATAATAACTGAAGTTCATAACAGTCTAGACGACTCTGTCAGTAAGGACCGCAAGAGCATTAGCAGTGATACCCTGTCAAAACTCGATAGAACAATAGCCACTCTTAATGAGGACAAAAGGTTGAGGCTAAATAAGGTAAAACGATATTCCACTTATGTACTTGCCATCCAATGGCTATTATATTATTGGAATTCTTACTTTCAAAATCTCATGAATATTATTTGAAATATCATTTCCAGCTCCAAGAGCTTGTCACTCAGCTAAATGATCTATGGGATCTCATGGATACACCAACGGAAGAAAGAAGCTTATTTGACCATGTTACATGTAACAGAACAGCGACTGTTGATGAAGTCACTGCACCTGGAGCACTTGCTCTAGACATGATTAATCAAGTGAGATGAAGCAATATAATGTTTTTGTTTCCTTTAGTTTCTTGTTTGACCTTTTTCCCACAATGTTCAGGTTGAGATTGAGGTTCAAAGATTGGATAAGCTAAAGTACAGCAAGATGAAAGAAATCGCTTTTAAGAAACAAACCACATTGGAAGATATTTATGCCGGTGCTCACATAGTGCTAGACACAGCAGCTGCCCATGATAAAATATTTGCGCTGATCGAGTCAGGCAACATGGAACCTACGGAATTGATCGCTGATATGGATAGTCAGATACTGAAAGCAAAGGAAGAAGCTCTGAGCAGAAAAGAAATATTAGATAAAGTTGAGAGATGGATATCTGCTTGTGAGGAGGAAAGCTGGCTTGAAGATTATAGCCGAGTATGCTAGTTATGAGTTTTTGTAGATCATGTTATCGTGCTTGTGGTATCACTTATTCCTAATTTTTTCTCACAACAAGTTCTGTTTTCAGGATGACAACAGATATAATTCAGGCAGAGGTGCCCATCTGAATCTCAAACGTGCCGAAAAAGCTCGAATTCAAGTTAACAAAATTCCAGGTGCCTTTTCCCTCAAAATTTCATTCCAGGTTCTTTTAGTGGTGCATAAGTAAATAATCTTTGCGGTGACACCAAATGATTTATACCTTCTACTTATGCatccactactatctatgtgtagAGGAGCCGCTTTGTAGGAAAATGCAGGATAGGCTAACGCTTTTCTTGTTGAATTATGGTTTTCCTGTTTCTTTGCTGATGTAAGCATTCTTTAGTCCTTGTTGAAACTCTGGTGGCCAAGACTAGGGCTTGGGAAGAGAATCATGGTCTGTCCTTCACATATGATGGTGTTCCTCTTCTAGCTATGTTGGATGAGTATGTTATGCTTAggcaagagaaggaagaagagaagaagaaaatgcGGGTTAGTGTGAATTCCTTTATTTACTCTTACAAGCCTTTTAGTGCCAACtgggtattaaatctgaatctAGTTGTACCATTATTGCTTTTGGTTAATGCTATGTAGTTACAGTATGTTGGTTTCGTTTTTCAGCTGTCAATCTGCCATGTTGGCCAATAGGTGTAGTTGTTATCTCTAATATCTACCACTTCTTTTGCTTACCAAAAGTTTTTCCCAGCAAAAAGAGTTGCCCATCGTGTACCAATTTCCTTGGTCAGCTGCCGATTTGCCATTGTGTTTGATAGAAGATATGTGATATCCCCATATAAACCAATAAGGATGCTTTAGTGACTCTTATTCTTGTTTTTTTTAAATGTCATGATTCAATCAGCTTTTGTAGTTACGCTTCTTTCACATTCCAGGAACAGAAGCGGTACACTGAGCAACTACTGAACATTGACCGGGAAGGGCCCTTCGGAACACGAGTCAGTCCTTACAGACTGGCTAGTGCAAAGAAGTTAGCTGGCCCGAAGCCCAACGGTAGCGTAACAAATGGATCCCCTGGTAGAAGACTCTCAATCAGCACCCAGCAGAACGAAAGCAAGAGTTCCCGGTCTGCTGGTAAGGATGGCAAGAAAGCTGCTGCCGCGGTAAAAACATCAGCTTCCCTGGACGAAGCTGTAATTGCGAAGGAAGAAGACACATCCATTCATCACTCCGACACTGATCCTATCCCTTGCTCACCATGAACTGTGCCCTCCTCTTTGTGCCCTGCCAAAATTTTGTGTGTATTGAGCTAGTGATCTCTTGTTAGgttctgaacttgagtttgatcaTCTGATGCCGAATCTTGTGATAACTGGTTTAGTGGCTTAGTGATGTTCTAACCTCTGAGCGGTTGTAATGTGTCTAGTTTGAATTATATCTTTAGTAGTAGTAGAAAAAGATGCTCTTCCAGGTTTAGCATTGTTATCAGCCGGTTTAGTGGATGTTGGTAAACTGAAGTTTCTCTTTACTGTACTGCCATGTTTGTTTGTCCGGTGTAGTGCAGCAATTGCTGTGTCTGTTTACTGGTATAAACACCACGTTTATCCGATTTAGAGTGAACTCAGACATTTTCGGAACACAGATTCTTGTCGACATTCCTACCAATATTTACCATGCCAACTTTGTAGTCGTCACCAAAAGCTTGGCCCTCGTTTGGGGGAAATATTCAAAATTCGCTCTCTTGAACTAAAACGGCTTTACCAAAATTTTGATTGTCCATCATTTGATCTATGTTCACAAGAAAAAATTAacaggaggtctagttgaatgcagtAGACTAGACAATCATCCGCATGTCAGCGTGGCACAATCAGGTGTCCTCAAAAATAGCTTGTCAAAAatgaattttattttgaaatgccaAAACCGCAACCCAACTCGCTGTTCCAAACAGGTCTGATGGTGGTGAAAGAAcatttattttgcttagatcattCTCTACCAAAAAAGGCTCGAGAATTTGGTTCTCGGAGGATGAGAAATGCCACCCTCCGAGACCGATACCCAGCTTTGAATTATAAAAGGATAGTCACCCAGGTGTTGGGAAGGTCCCTGACTAATGTGACAGTCTATGAAAGATTTAGTTGGGCCTCGTCTTGCTTCATGGAATGCCCTAGAAAGGCAGTTGCCTATGATTCAGTTGTCGCAAGTTCATGACGAATTCCAATGAATATGCATGTAAAATAATAAATTCCCGATGGATTCCATGTATTGAGCCTTTTAAGGAATAATggggagtatcatatagtagtattattcatacgtagtatgatactagtgtacgatactatcttcacaatgcatagtatcatgtagtagtattatatgttgcatgtatttaatgatttgtagaatctcaatacaaaagagtagtacaagatttgtttgagattaatttttctagttctacatgatatgatacggtatctacctatgataccactatcatctctttcatcattaaatgatgtgacacatcagctttttgcatgcatgtagtgcatgatactacgtactagctatgatactcccattgtgagtaatctcattaattgatgtgacacatcagctttttgcatgcatgtagtgcatgatactagctgTGATACTTTCATTATGAGTTGACAAAAAACATGCAAAGCTGGGGAATGAAGGAACCTCTAAAATTAGAATCTTCGTAGTACCAGTGAGAGATGTCATCCTTATTAAGCATAACTTTACAAAGGGTAATGGGCCGGGTAACACCAAGTACCACTTCTGTCATCGCTGCGAGAGAATTATACATCTTTGCTTCCGGTGCATTTTCACCCTTCTATATAGTTAATCATCTAGGCGACTTCGAACTTGTTAGAAGATTTAGGGTTTCCGCGTTGCCTTGACAA includes:
- the LOC124688177 gene encoding 65-kDa microtubule-associated protein 1-like; the protein is MDASHGQTSCGTLLQKLQLVWDEVGESDEDRDKVLFQLDQECLDVYKRKVDQAMKSRDLLLQALDYSKMELARLASALGEKSIATSPEKTTRTIKQQLAALAPTLEQLGKQKKERIKEFADIMSRIEQIRGELAGSLEIGQQVAIPQINEDDLTDEKLRDFQSQLQELEKKKRERLKKVLEHVSTVHGLCTVLGMEYFSIITEVHNSLDDSVSKDRKSISSDTLSKLDRTIATLNEDKRLRLNKLQELVTQLNDLWDLMDTPTEERSLFDHVTCNRTATVDEVTAPGALALDMINQVEIEVQRLDKLKYSKMKEIAFKKQTTLEDIYAGAHIVLDTAAAHDKIFALIESGNMEPTELIADMDSQILKAKEEALSRKEILDKVERWISACEEESWLEDYSRDDNRYNSGRGAHLNLKRAEKARIQVNKIPVLVETLVAKTRAWEENHGLSFTYDGVPLLAMLDEYVMLRQEKEEEKKKMREQKRYTEQLLNIDREGPFGTRVSPYRLASAKKLAGPKPNGSVTNGSPGRRLSISTQQNESKSSRSAGKDGKKAAAAVKTSASLDEAVIAKEEDTSIHHSDTDPIPCSP